The genome window TATATATTCCTGTGACAACAGCCCAGAAGAAAGTGTTCGGAACGTCCTTCCCCGGCATGGTAAGGGTTATCATGGTCAAAGCCAGGAGCGCTGAAAACCTTGATACGGCAGAGAATCAGATAACAGAACTGCTCAGGCAGAGACACCATATCGGCCAGAAACAGGACAATGATTTTACGGTCAGGAACCTGACACAGATGATGCAGGCGGCGGAGCAGTCAACGAAGGTGATGACCCTGCTCCTTGGGGCTATCGCTTCCGTCTCTCTCCTTGTCGGCGGGATCGGGATCATGAACATCATGCTCGTTTCGGTGACTGAGAGGACCCGGGAAATAGGAATCCGGATGGCCGTGGGCGCAAAGACATGGGACATACGACTACAGTTCATAATCGAAGCCCTTTCGCTTTCCCTGATAGGGGGCGTCGCAGGCATTATCGCCGGCCTGACAGGTTCGAAGGCGGTCTCAATGATCGCAGGCTGGACGACGATAGTCTCTCTTTCGTCGGTCCTTCTCGCCTTCGGCTTTTCCGGCCTCGTAGGGATCTTTTTCGGGTTTTATCCCGCATACAAGGCATCTCTTCTTGACCCCATTGATGCATTACGGTATGAATAATGAGAAATGCACGGAGATTATAACGATGAGAGGAAGGAAACGACCATTATGAGGATAAGATTGAGGATAAGATCGTTCTTCATCTGCCTTGCCCTATTGGCCCTGGCGGTCTTGAGGACGCCCGACGCCGTCCTTGGTGCTGAAGAATCTTCTCCCCCCGATGAGCAGACAAGAGCATTCCGGGAAGATATGATACGAAAAGGCGAGCTCCTCACCCTTGAGCGGTGCATCGAGATCGCGCTTAAGCGCCAGCCGAACATCATCGCCGCCCTGTACACTGTGGACGTCAACAGAAACAGGGTGGGAGAGGCGTTATCCAACTATTATCCCCAGATTGAGGCAAACGCCTCCTACACCAGGCTCAAACCTTTTACGGGGACACAGAAACTTGTATCCACAGGACTTTCCGGGACATCCGTCAGCACTTCGACGGCTTCCTTTGATCAGTATAGCGGCACCCTCACCCTCAACCAGATTATCCACGATTTCGGAAGGACTTCGTCTCAGGTTTCGATCTCGAGGCTCAATCTTGCCTCCTCGGGAATGGACCTCGAAAATGTTTCTGAGCAGATCGTCCTGAACGTAAAGCAGACATACTACGCGGTCCTGCTGGCAAAGAGGAACAAGGCTGTGGCAGATGAGACGGTACAACAGTTCCAGCAGCACCTCGAACAGGCAAAGGGCTTTTATGAGGTCGGAACCCATCCAAAATTCGACGTGACAAAGGCAGAGGTTGATTTGAGCAATGCAAAGCTGAACCTCATAAGGGCTGATAACGCCGTAAGACTCGCAGTCGTAAATCTCAATAACGCGATGGGTGTGCCAGACGCTCCTGACTACATCCTTGAAGACAATCTTTCCTTCGAAAAATACGCAATAACCTTTGAGGGGGCCCTCTCGACAGCCTTTACGAACAGGCCCGACTTAAAGTCAATCATCGCAAAGAGAAAGGCAGCCGAGGAATCCATCGCCCTCGCCAGGGCGAATTATTATCCGACAATCTCGGGCAATGCTGCTTACAATGTATTTGGAACCGACTTTCCTCTCAGCAGCGGCTGGAGTATTGGGGCGGCGGTTTCATTCCCGATCTTCAGCGGTTTTCTCACCAAACATCAGGTGGACGAAGCGAAGGCGAACCTGAACGTCATCAAGGCCAACGAAGAGTCTCAGCGTCTGAGTATATTCCTCGATGTCCAGCAGGCGTACCTCAACCTTAAGGAGGCAGGGGAGCGGGTCCCGACAGCCGAACTCACCGTGACGCAGGCAAAGGAGAACCTCGATATCGCCAACGGCAGATACTCCGCGGGAGTCGGAAGCCCTATAGAGGTCACGGATGCACAGGTCGCATACACCAATGCAGAGACTGCCTATAGTCAGGCCCTCGCTGATTATAAGGTTGCCAAGGCCGCTCTCGAAAAAGCGATGGGGAGCAGATGATGGAATATAAGAGAAAGCACATAACGGCTCTCTTCTCTGGTCTCATGATATTCGCCCTCTTTTCCCTTGTTGCATGCACGGACAAGAAGATTAAACAGGAGACTCCAAAAGCGGTTCCCATTAAGGCAGCTCTTGTTAACCAGAAAACGGTGCCTCTTCAGATCACCGCCATCGGGAATGTCGAACCCTTTTCCTCTGTAGCGGTCAAGGCCCAGGTCGGCGGCGAGCTCAGACGGGTCCACTTTAAGGAAGGTCAGGACGTGAACAAGGGCGACATGCTCTTTACCATCGACCCCCGTCCTTACGAAGCTGCGCTCATGCAGGCTGAGGCAAACCTTGCCCGCGACTCCGCACAATTGGAAAACGCCCGTCAGGAGGACCACAGGTATGAGGAACTGGTGAAGAAAGGCTATGTAGCGCAGTCGCAATTCGACCAAATCCGCACCAACTATACCGCCCTTGAGGCGGTGGTCAAGGCTGACAAGGCGGCCATCGAGAATGTGCGGCTCCAGGTCGGATACTGTTTCATCCGCTCCCCTCTCACAGGACGGACCGGCAATCTCATCTCCTATGAGGGAAATCTGATCAAGGCTAACGCAGATACGGCCATGGTCGTCATCAATCAGATCCAGCCGATCTATGTCGGGTTTTCAGTACCGGAAAAATACCTCGGTGAGATAAAAAAGCGCATGGCCTCAGGAAAGCTGGGCATAGATGTCTTTATCTCGCCTGAGGACAGATCGCCGGTTCAGGGTGTGCTGACCTTTATCGACAACACCGTCGACACTGCAACAGGGACGATAAAACTCAAGGGCACCTTTACAAACCAGGAGAAACGTCTCTGGCCTGGTCAGTTCGTCAATATTGTCCTGACACTCGCCGATCAGCCGAATGCAATTACCGTCCCGACGCAGGCGGTCCAGACAGGCCAGAGTGGTCAGTATGTCTATGTTATAAAGCAGGACCAGACTGTCGAGATGCGGCCTGTCGTTGTGGCGAGGACCTTTGGCAGTGAGTCCATTGTCGAAAAGGGTCTGCAGTCTGGCGAGAAGGTCGTGACTGACGGCCACCTCCGTCTTGTTCAGGCCTCGAAGGTAGAGATCAAAGGCGAAGGGGAAGGCGGCAAGAAATGAATATCTCGGAGCTCTTCATCCGCCGTCCAATCATGACAACCCTCGTCATGCTCGCTATCCTCATCTTCGGTATCGCAGCATACCGTCTCCTTCCCGTGAGCGACCTCCCCAATGTCGATTTTCCTACGATCCAGGTGACAGCCGGTCTTCCAGGCGCCAGCCCGGAGACCATGGCCTCTGCCGTGGCCATCCCCCTTGAGCGCCAGTTCTCAACCATCGCAGGACTCGATTCGATGACCTCCACGAACGGTCTCGGCAACACGATGATAACACTCCAGTTCAGCCTCAGCAGGAACATCGACGCAGCGGGACAGGACGTTCAGGCGATGATCGCCAAGGCGATGAAACAACTCCCTCAGAATATGCCGAGCCCTCCGACATACAGCAAGGTAAACCCCGCTGACCAGCCGGTGATCTACCTCTCGCTCAGCTCTGCCTCGCTCCCCCTTTCTCAGGTTAACGAATATGCGGACACCTTCATGGCCCAGCGCATATCCATGATCAGCGGTGTCGCCCAGGTCCAGATCTTCGGGGCCCAAAAATACGCAGTACGCGCCCAGGTAGACCCCCGCGCCCTTGCAGGAAGAAAGATCGGGATCGATGAAGTCGGCAGCGCCCTCGAGCGGCAGAATGTCAACCTTCCCACAGGCACCCTTGAAGGCAAGCAGCAGGCCTTCACGATCCAGGCCACCGGCCAGCTCTTCACTGCCGCCGATTACCGGCCCCTCATCGTTGCCTACCGAAACGGCTCTCCGGTGCACCTTGAGGAGATCGGAAGGGTTATCGACAGCGTCGAAAACAACAAGGTGGCGAACTGGTACAATAAGGACCGGGCAGTGGTCCTGGCCATTCAGCGACAGCCCGGTACGAATACGGTGGAAGTCGTAGACAGTATCAAGAACCTCATTCCCGTATTTCGCTCTCAGATGCCGCCTTCCGTGGAACTCAACGTCCTGTATGACCGTTCCGTCTCGATTCGCGAGTCCGTCAGGGACGTTAAATTCACCCTCGTCCTGACCATCTGCCTTGTGGTGATGGTGATCTTCCTCTTCCTTCGCAACCTCTCTGCTACGATCATCCCGAGCCTTGCCCTTCCCTTCTCGATCATCGGTACCTTCGCTGCCATGTATCTCATGGGATTCAGCATCGACAACATCTCTCTCATGGCCCTCACGCTCTCCGTCGGGTTCGTTGTCGATGACGCAATTGTCATGCTCGAGAATGTCGTGCGCCACATGGAACACGGCGAAGGGGCACTGGAAGCAGCCCTCAAAGGCTCAAGGGAGATCGGCTTCACCATCCTCTCCATGACACTTTCTCTCGTAGCTGTCTTTATCCCAGTGCTCTTCATGGGAGGGATCCTTGGCAGGCTCCTCCATGAATTCGCCGTGACGATAAGCATGGCGATCCTCATATCAGGTCTTGTTTCCCTGACACTCACCCCTATGCTTTGCAGCCGCTACCTGAAATCCCCGGGTGGGGTTCAGCATGGCCGCCTTTATCTTCTTATGGAGCGTTTCTTTGATGGGATGCTCCATACTTACGAAAGGACACTGAAAATCGTCCTCCGTCACCGCCCTGCTATGCTGATTGTTACTGCAGTCCTTACTGTCGTGACAGTCTGGCTCTTCACGAAGATGCCCATGGGGTTCCTGCCGACCGAAGACACGGGTTCCATCTTTGCCTTTACCGAAGCGGCCGAGGGCATCTCCTTTGAAGACATGACAAGACACCAGAAGGAACTGGCTGAGATCGTCTCAAAGGAGCCAAATGTGGACTCTTTCATGTCAGCCATCGGCGCGAGCGGCATCAGTGTTGCGAACAATACAGGCCGTATCTTCATGCGCTTAAAACCCCGGGACGAGCGCAGAATGAGCGCAGACGAGATCATCCAGAAGTTGCGTCCCCAAGTTGCCACCGTGCCGGGCATCCGCATGTTTATGCAGAATCTCCCGGCCATCAGAATCGGAGGCCAGCTGACAAAGAGCCAGTACCAG of Thermodesulfovibrionales bacterium contains these proteins:
- a CDS encoding ABC transporter permease, with the translated sequence MINIPATIRISFRAIRVNKMRSALTMLGIIIGVGAVIAMLAVGTGAREQISAQIASMGSNLLIVLPGSTTSGGVRMGSGTQPTLTTGDAEAILKESPAVAEVAPVLNGVAQIVYGHQNWSTVVVGTTPGMLEVRDWPLSAGKPFTQQDINSATKVCLLGQTVVDNLFGDMNPVGQVVRIKKIPFIVIGVLAVKGQSPQGQDQDDTIYIPVTTAQKKVFGTSFPGMVRVIMVKARSAENLDTAENQITELLRQRHHIGQKQDNDFTVRNLTQMMQAAEQSTKVMTLLLGAIASVSLLVGGIGIMNIMLVSVTERTREIGIRMAVGAKTWDIRLQFIIEALSLSLIGGVAGIIAGLTGSKAVSMIAGWTTIVSLSSVLLAFGFSGLVGIFFGFYPAYKASLLDPIDALRYE
- a CDS encoding TolC family protein, yielding MHGDYNDERKETTIMRIRLRIRSFFICLALLALAVLRTPDAVLGAEESSPPDEQTRAFREDMIRKGELLTLERCIEIALKRQPNIIAALYTVDVNRNRVGEALSNYYPQIEANASYTRLKPFTGTQKLVSTGLSGTSVSTSTASFDQYSGTLTLNQIIHDFGRTSSQVSISRLNLASSGMDLENVSEQIVLNVKQTYYAVLLAKRNKAVADETVQQFQQHLEQAKGFYEVGTHPKFDVTKAEVDLSNAKLNLIRADNAVRLAVVNLNNAMGVPDAPDYILEDNLSFEKYAITFEGALSTAFTNRPDLKSIIAKRKAAEESIALARANYYPTISGNAAYNVFGTDFPLSSGWSIGAAVSFPIFSGFLTKHQVDEAKANLNVIKANEESQRLSIFLDVQQAYLNLKEAGERVPTAELTVTQAKENLDIANGRYSAGVGSPIEVTDAQVAYTNAETAYSQALADYKVAKAALEKAMGSR
- a CDS encoding efflux RND transporter periplasmic adaptor subunit, with amino-acid sequence MMEYKRKHITALFSGLMIFALFSLVACTDKKIKQETPKAVPIKAALVNQKTVPLQITAIGNVEPFSSVAVKAQVGGELRRVHFKEGQDVNKGDMLFTIDPRPYEAALMQAEANLARDSAQLENARQEDHRYEELVKKGYVAQSQFDQIRTNYTALEAVVKADKAAIENVRLQVGYCFIRSPLTGRTGNLISYEGNLIKANADTAMVVINQIQPIYVGFSVPEKYLGEIKKRMASGKLGIDVFISPEDRSPVQGVLTFIDNTVDTATGTIKLKGTFTNQEKRLWPGQFVNIVLTLADQPNAITVPTQAVQTGQSGQYVYVIKQDQTVEMRPVVVARTFGSESIVEKGLQSGEKVVTDGHLRLVQASKVEIKGEGEGGKK
- a CDS encoding multidrug efflux RND transporter permease subunit, with amino-acid sequence MNISELFIRRPIMTTLVMLAILIFGIAAYRLLPVSDLPNVDFPTIQVTAGLPGASPETMASAVAIPLERQFSTIAGLDSMTSTNGLGNTMITLQFSLSRNIDAAGQDVQAMIAKAMKQLPQNMPSPPTYSKVNPADQPVIYLSLSSASLPLSQVNEYADTFMAQRISMISGVAQVQIFGAQKYAVRAQVDPRALAGRKIGIDEVGSALERQNVNLPTGTLEGKQQAFTIQATGQLFTAADYRPLIVAYRNGSPVHLEEIGRVIDSVENNKVANWYNKDRAVVLAIQRQPGTNTVEVVDSIKNLIPVFRSQMPPSVELNVLYDRSVSIRESVRDVKFTLVLTICLVVMVIFLFLRNLSATIIPSLALPFSIIGTFAAMYLMGFSIDNISLMALTLSVGFVVDDAIVMLENVVRHMEHGEGALEAALKGSREIGFTILSMTLSLVAVFIPVLFMGGILGRLLHEFAVTISMAILISGLVSLTLTPMLCSRYLKSPGGVQHGRLYLLMERFFDGMLHTYERTLKIVLRHRPAMLIVTAVLTVVTVWLFTKMPMGFLPTEDTGSIFAFTEAAEGISFEDMTRHQKELAEIVSKEPNVDSFMSAIGASGISVANNTGRIFMRLKPRDERRMSADEIIQKLRPQVATVPGIRMFMQNLPAIRIGGQLTKSQYQFTLQSPDTDLLYKSATELENKMRGLTELQDVTSDMLIKSPQVNVEINRDKASALGLTADQIEDALYYAYGSRQVSTIYAPNNQYQVILELDPKYQSDPAALSMLYVRSNSGQLVPLNTVASLTRSLGPLTVNHQGQLPAVTISFNLKPGVALGDAVKIVGKVSRETLPPTISTSFQGSAQAFQSSMQGLWILLIMAILVIYIVLGILYESFIHPLTILSGLPSAGFGALVTLMAFNKDLNIYAFVGVIMLLGIVKKNAIMMIDFALENQRTEGKSPLEAIYQGCIIRFRPIMMTTMAALMGTLPIALGFGAGGESRRPLGLAVVGGLLVSQLLTLYITPVVYTYMDAFQTWLGGRKNIPVPAEEG